One part of the Ornithodoros turicata isolate Travis chromosome 2, ASM3712646v1, whole genome shotgun sequence genome encodes these proteins:
- the LOC135386299 gene encoding uncharacterized protein LOC135386299 isoform X2, whose product MDVNPGHAGHMQCPSDWHAMAAEQQPAFMASLEIRREVHAAIRERRFSKESREHCIARLERCLDDASSHDEQIWPDPDGPHRRSAMYEAIRQNAFDVYCLLLSRGCKFKNDAEKQESFLDIDKNEHKEIQMSEVQYQLARFVLHNEDAHVDYLKSRSYSIPYHDHFSEEVGDMYRELDQDELTRMVLKVAATSGAVRIFFDLGSSDVECMTARQLNSADAKITFGLTDTLRYTIHIAGKRKREDVLGTLAHELCHLAVLLVYRNQCKPYQSDESGNQERYQRVFEEMRDKVNTTTGMEHLLTRVFRVVPQEQEQELIVQVPDILAKYRHLEYDSRMEVDEDPQQERIGSSATEATLSHAGIAVLEEQAPSLLQYFKEVVVPDMENYLIKFRSEMDGNETRNKNESLGQATQTDDLGVTFTEVPSPEELVDVPILVFARPNLTLLEVMVHNLVKATKLPYLFLEAQKWNHEVEKVLTYNRCDVVLLSNPSNAVPEDICNQIARILSACSEVRGTRVILLTANEQADHVAAALRKQRFFSITMKPHEQLAANVVPKACFENVAEDCKRNVLNRSSINFQGKPEKLSEWDEPDLNILLSAMDEDTFMALCQLNEPDVGPQLREDAEGYYVGRTCQRGSLYEETHLIETNEKIIIVTGAPGMGKTRLASRISKMIKEKENRKWVLHVDLPKVSKKLKVLNAGDICSDLENFAEVCGVKKTGFEFALFTKSIREGQPFKFALILDAVDEMCEDDRKKILRVVHVLVREDVSKVFVFSRSVLKDELREALSTEHYELLPFTVQEREKFLKQYKERTTSDADLRENPGIRRLKDIWILLKDDETFLGTPFYLDMVAALENQEVFDDIDSNTLRKVRESTGSEKYLGIYELAIEWRYLQYRKEKKREDIGRACVEDDNDILKTNFCRSHQALAMKAVFDEKLCGDLWNEEEKVMFQNESKPMNPLNRVRENRLKHGLLDGIRDDRPVFSPGSIAEFWAAERLFSKICSSASDEVHHLVFLIYGEDSFKTVTRFLDSFGMKSNGFHFAVMTRNVVYLRSSAGNQDCDELERNPWHIAALHADEDTISVLSSTETRSLEEKDKLGVTPLGYAHQQHEWTRLHSICSQCRNGELSGDVSIRRATPSATLVTNSEPHLHIIVEREIKDLQHWLPHEKRIRAPIGFSGKALFFYIKSVEALTRLTSFDIVEVFDHTAGMVSVRQFRKERIYKSLDEVRRRAPHNDDNHGDWDDALTTLVPHPVVGNTDEVKRAHRGAICECWAVMMLLRPDSESNGTPTCDEQQDMRFIHMWFCPNPGCQKSKKSPNVRRGLKHERSETNSTDDEEYSDEWRETPSLRKDRKRKRSQTKSADDEESSDKWRYHRTNIHKATDERNVDGVKKCLNDAPHLKLWLHPSSGETVLHRAVKTQRLAIYFLLQDHGCRMKDEETLDCAHEIASAEVFRRRFYDANTHDALRRHTESRPGTAENERRTDDFYHALNSNDLLKATLSVSGTSQRVQVTLDYDKESIDTVEGALENPKRGFAHLEKETICVAAKREKPEVLGTLAHEICHLALHFVYRNGGKPYLQTDRERALLYDTILYNIRKNPDKMDSLLRDVPREHEKEELIAYVPDLLAQYGSPGGENILEKQAPELFDFFKNVVIPDMIAYTKNRFPTRDQARIEVENRRLKHADETEDRQVKLKRDLGYRDLPDAPVLILTAPNLTVLEIMAYKAIKSTEQTHLFLRSSQWNPRLQDVLFSNCCMWVLLTCDQDAGAQFQNMLELFIELNEAAGTKVIVLAQEDNVKNLVQRLEKHPFLANAHKVMNVSDAHLDMVTEDTKRSILRTSRICFQGSPKLLSLEDLLDLTREDGIPDEVTCLMSCQLKTIEDTHRASRRMEGRTFKASRKSPSFKEKSARARTKFRQVCNSNSVRRSAS is encoded by the coding sequence GCCCTTCGGACTGGCATGCTATGGCCGCTGAACAACAACCCGCCTTCATGGCTTCGTTGGAAATTCGAAGAGAGGTACACGCGGCAATACGAGAAAGACGATTCTCCAAAGAATCCAGGGAACATTGCATCGCAAGACTGGAACGGTGTCTCGATGATGCATCCTCTCATGATGAGCAAATATGGCCTGACCCTGACGGACCCCACAGACGTTCTGCGATGTACGAAGCAATTAGACAGAACGCATTTGATGTCTACTGCCTTCTTTTGTCGCGCGGGTGTAAGTTCAAAAACGACGCAGAAAAACAGGAAAGCTTTCTTGACATCGACAAAAACGAGCACAAGGAAATACAAATGTCCGAAGTCCAATACCAGCTAGCCCGTTTCGTGCTGCACAATGAGGACGCTCATGTGGACTACCTCAAAAGTAGGTCCTACAGCATACCATATCACGATCACTTTTCCGAAGAAGTCGGCGACATGTACAGGGAACTTGATCAAGATGAGCTCACAAGAATGGTTCTCAAAGTAGCAGCTACGTCAGGAGCCGTACGCATCTTTTTTGATCTTGGCAGCTCAGATGTTGAGTGCATGACTGCTCGGCAGCTTAACAGTGCTGACGCAAAAATAACGTTTGGACTGACAGATACTCTGAGATATACAATCCACATCGCTGGGAAGAGGAAACGAGAGGACGTTCTTGGAACATTGGCACATGAGCTGTGCCACTTGGCAGTTTTATTGGTTTATAGAAATCAATGCAAGCCTTATCAGTCTGACGAAAGTGGTAATCAAGAAAGATATCAGAGGGTGTTTGAAGAAATGCGCGACAAAGTGAACACAACAACAGGGATGGAACATCTCCTAACTAGGGTGTTCAGAGTCGTCCCACAGGAGCAAGAACAGGAGCTAATAGTGCAGGTTCCAGATATTCTCGCAAAATATCGGCATCTTGAATACGACAGCCGCATGGAAGTCGACGAAGATCCGCAGCAGGAAAGAATCGGTTCCTCCGCCACGGAAGCGACCCTGAGCCACGCTGGCATTGCTGTTCTGGAGGAGCAAGCACCGAGCTTGTTGCAATATTTCAAGGAGGTTGTCGTTCCGGACATGGAGAATTACCTCATCAAATTTCGCAGTGAAATGGATGGCaacgaaacaagaaataaaaatgaaagCCTAGGCCAAGCTACTCAGACCGATGACCTTGGGGTCACCTTTACGGAGGTCCCTAGCCCAGAAGAGTTGGTGGACGTCCCAATCCTCGTATTTGCCAGACCAAACCTGACCCTTCTGGAAGTAATGGTTCACAACCTCGTAAAGGCCACGAAACTGCCGTACCTTTTTCTTGAAGCACAAAAGTGGAACCATGAGGTGGAAAAAGTGTTGACGTATAACAGGTGCGACGTCGTCCTCCTCAGCAACCCAAGTAATGCTGTACCAGAAGATATCTGCAATCAAATTGCGCGCATTTTAAGCGCTTGTAGTGAAGTGCGAGGAACAAGAGTGATCCTCCTCACTGCGAACGAGCAGGCTGATCACGTAGCGGCAGCATTAAGAAAACAGCGCTTTTTCAGTATCACTATGAAGCCTCATGAACAACTTGCTGCCAACGTCGTACCTAAAGCTTGTTTCGAAAACGTTGCGGAGGACTGTAAAAGGAACGTTTTGAACCGTTCCTCGATCAACTTCCAGGGGAAACCCGAAAAGCTGTCCGAATGGGATGAGCCGGATCTCAACATTCTTCTCAGTGCCATGGATGAAGACACATTTATGGCTTTGTGCCAGTTGAATGAACCTGATGTAGGTCCGCAATTGCGGGAAGACGCCGAGGGATATTATGTGGGAAGAACGTGTCAGAGGGGGAGCTTGTACGAAGAGACACATTTGATAGAAACAAATGAGAAGATCATTATTGTCACCGGTGCCCCAGGAATGGGTAAGACTAGGCTGGCGTCTAGAATATCCAAAatgataaaagaaaaagaaaacagaaaatgggTGCTCCACGTGGACCTCCCGAAAGTCAGTAAAAAGCTCAAGGTGCTGAACGCAGGAGATATCTGTAGTGACCTAGAGAATTTCGCAGAAGTATGCGGAGTGAAAAAAACTGGATTTGAGTTTGCTCTCTTCACGAAGAGCATCAGAGAAGGCCAACCTTTCAAGTTTGCGCTTATCTTGGATGCTGTGGATGAAATGTGCGAAGATGATCGTAAAAAGATCTTACGCGTTGTACACGTTCTGGTTCGCGAAGATGTCTCCAAGGTGTTCGTCTTCAGCCGGTCGGTGCTCAAGGATGAACTACGAGAAGCACTGTCAACAGAACATTACGAACTTCTGCCTTTCACGGTGCAAGAACGAGAGAAATTCCTTAAGCAGTACAAGGAAAGAACAACATCCGATGCTGATTTACGCGAAAATCCTGGCATACGGAGGTTAAAAGATATATGGATCCTGTTAAAGGATGATGAAACGTTTTTAGGTACACCATTTTATCTTGACATGGTGGCAGCACTTGAGAACCAAGAAGTTTTTGATGACATTGATTCTAACACGCTTAGAAAGGTGCGTGAGTCCACTGGGAGCGAAAAGTACCTAGGCATCTACGAGCTGGCCATAGAGTGGAGGTACTTGCAGtacaggaaagaaaagaaacgtgaAGACATTGGTAGAGCTTGCGTAGAGGATGATAACGACATTTTGAAGACAAATTTCTGCAGAAGTCACCAAGCCCTCGCAATGAAGGCTGTCTTCGATGAGAAATTGTGTGGAGATCTCTGGAATGAAGAGGAGAAAGTAATGTTTCAGAATGAAAGTAAACCAATGAATCCTCTAAATAGAGTAAGAGAAAATCGCTTAAAGCACGGTCTTCTAGATGGAATACGCGATGACAGACCTGTGTTCAGTCCCGGAAGCATAGCAGAGTTTTGGGCAGCAGAACGTCTCTTCAGCAAGATATGCTCTAGTGCAAGCGATGAGGTGCATCATTTGGTTTTCCTGATATATGGAGAAGATAGTTTCAAAACAGTTACAAGGTTTCTGGACAGCTTTGGAATGAAGTCAAATGGATTCCATTTTGCCGTTATGACAAGAAACGTTGTATATCTAAGAAGCAGTGCCGGGAACCAGGACTGTGACGAGCTTGAGCGAAATCCATGGCACATCGCTGCACTGCATGCTGACGAAGACACCATTTCAGTTCTTTCTAGTACTGAAACGAGATCACTAGAAGAGAAAGACAAGTTAGGTGTTACACCGTTGGGCTATGCACATCAACAACACGAGTGGACTAGACTGCATTCAATCTGCTCTCAGTGCAGGAATGGGGAACTGAGCGGAGATGTCTCCATTCGACGTGCCACTCCAAGTGCTACACTTGTGACCAACTCTGAGCCGCACTTACACATAATCGTCGAGCGTGAGATCAAGGATCTGCAGCATTGGCTCCCGCATGAAAAGCGTATTCGTGCCCCTATCGGTTTTTCCGGCAAAGCATTGTTTTTCTACATCAAGTCGGTGGAAGCACTAACGAGGCTTACATCTTTCGACATCGTAGAGGTTTTTGACCATACTGCCGGTATGGTGTCAGTCCGTCAGTTTCGTAAAGAGCGTATTTATAAATCGCTCGATGAAGTAAGACGGCGAGCACCACACAACGATGACAACCACGGAGACTGGGATGATGCTCTAACAACGCTCGTTCCCCATCCCGTGGTAGGTAATACCGATGAGGTCAAACGTGCGCACCGTGGAGCTATATGTGAGTGCTGGGCTGTCATGATGCTCTTGCGACCTGATTCTGAGTCGAACGGAACTCCAACATGTGACGAGCAACAAGATATGCGATTTATTCACATGTGGTTTTGTCCAAACCCCGGCtgccaaaaaagcaagaaaagtcCGAACGTTCGGAGGGGTCTAAAGCATGAGAGGTCCGAAACTAACTCTACGGATGATGAAGAGTATTCGGATGAATGGAGAGAAACTCCGAGCCTCCGGAAGGATCGAAAACGTAAGAGGTCTCAAACGAAATCTGCAGATGACGAAGAGTCTTCGGATAAATGGAGATATCACCGAACCAATATCCACAAGGCTACAGATGAAAGGAACGTTGATGGTGTCAAAAAGTGTCTCAATGACGCCCCCCATCTCAAGCTCTGGCTGCATCCGTCAAGTGGCGAGACGGTGCTACACCGTGCGGTTAAGACACAGAGATTGGCCATCTATTTCCTTCTACAGGACCATGGGTGCCGCATGAAAGATGAAGAAACTTTAGATTGCGCCCACGAAATCGCAAGCGCCGAAGTCTTTAGGCGCCGTTTTTACGACGCCAACACACATGATGCACTAAGAAGGCACACGGAAAGCCGTCCAGGGACCGCGGAGAATGAGAGGAGGACAGATGACTTCTATCACGCCTTAAACTCTAATGATTTGCTCAAGGCTACGCTAAGCGTATCAGGGACATCACAACGTGTGCAAGTAACCCTGGATTACGATAAGGAGAGCATTGACACAGTCGAGGGGGCCCTGGAAAACCCCAAACGTGGTTTCGCTCATTTGGAAAAAGAAACTATTTGCGTCGCGGCTAAGAGGGAAAAACCCGAAGTTCTTGGAACTCTCGCCCACGAGATCTGTCATTTGGCCCTCCATTTCGTTTACAGAAACGGTGGAAAGCCATACTTGCAAACAGACAGGGAAAGGGCACTGCTCTATGACACAATACTATATAACATCAGGAAGAACCCAGATAAAATGGACTCGCTCCTTAGAGACGTTCCGAGAGAGCACGAAAAGGAAGAACTAATTGCCTATGTTCCTGATCTCCTCGCCCAGTATGGTAGCCCGGGGGGTGAAAACATTTTGGAGAAGCAAGCACCAGAACTCTTCGATTTCTTTAAGAACGTGGTCATCCCAGATATGATCGCTTACACGAAAAACAGGTTCCCTACTCGGGATCAAGCGAGAATCGAGGTCGAGAACCGACGTCTTAAACACGCCGACGAAACGGAAGACCGTCAGGTGAAGTTAAAGAGAGATCTCGGCTACCGTGACCTACCAGATGCTCCAGTTCTAATCCTTACGGCTCCGAACTTGACAGTGCTAGAAATAATGGCTTACAAGGCTATTAAGTCTACAGAGCAGACGCACCTGTTTCTCAGATCTTCGCAGTGGAACCCCAGACTCCAGGATGTTCTGTTTTCAAACTGTTGCATGTGGGTGCTGCTAACTTGTGATCAGGACGCAGGTGCCCAGTTCCAGAACATGCTCGAACTCTTCATTGAGCTAAATGAAGCGGCTGGCACAAAGGTTATAGTACTCGCGCAAGAAGACAATGTCAAGAACCTGGTCCAAAGACTAGAAAAACATCCATTCCTCGCAAACGCTCACAAGGTCATGAATGTTTCAGACGCCCATTTGGACATGGTCACAGAAGACACAAAACGTAGTATTCTCCGAACGTCACGAATATGCTTTCAAGGTTCTCCGAAACTGCTATCGCTCGAAGACCTGCTAGATTTAACGAGAGAAGATGGAATACCTGATGAAGTTACGTGCTTAATGTCATGCCAGCTCAAGACGATTGAG